In one Fibrobacter sp. genomic region, the following are encoded:
- the recA gene encoding recombinase RecA, which produces MAKKNVVDTEARSRNTALEQAVSQIEKQHGKGSIMRLGTASLQTDIPVISTGSLSLDLALGVGGFPKGRIIEIYGPESSGKTTLALQAIANAQKKGGIAVLVDAEYAFDAAYAKALGVDIDNLLVSQPDTGEQALEIVDTLVRSGAIDIIVVDSVAALVPAAEIEGDMGDSHMGLQARLMSQALRKLTGILSKSKTCLIFINQLRMKIGVMFGNPETTTGGNALKFYSSVRIDIRRTAAIKDGENVVGNRTRAKVVKNKVAPPFKDAEFDILYGKGISFEGDVLDLAASMGIVEKSGAWFSYQGERIGQGRERSREFLLENRDVLETIERKVREKGQIRQGMDETQKEEVEEMA; this is translated from the coding sequence ATGGCTAAAAAGAACGTTGTCGATACCGAGGCAAGAAGCAGAAATACGGCACTGGAACAGGCAGTAAGTCAGATAGAAAAACAGCATGGAAAAGGCTCAATTATGCGTCTGGGGACTGCCAGTCTCCAGACCGACATTCCGGTGATCTCCACCGGTTCCCTTTCTCTCGATCTGGCACTGGGAGTAGGTGGCTTTCCCAAGGGCAGAATAATCGAAATTTATGGGCCTGAATCCTCAGGAAAAACAACTCTGGCGCTTCAGGCAATCGCCAATGCCCAGAAAAAAGGGGGAATCGCAGTACTGGTTGATGCGGAATACGCTTTCGATGCTGCTTATGCAAAGGCGCTGGGTGTGGATATTGATAACCTCCTTGTCTCTCAGCCGGATACTGGTGAGCAGGCCCTTGAGATTGTGGATACCCTTGTTCGCAGCGGCGCGATCGATATCATAGTGGTTGACAGCGTAGCTGCACTGGTACCTGCTGCAGAAATCGAAGGCGATATGGGGGATAGCCACATGGGTCTTCAGGCAAGACTCATGTCCCAGGCACTCCGTAAACTGACCGGTATTCTTTCCAAGTCAAAAACCTGCCTGATTTTCATCAATCAGCTCCGAATGAAAATCGGAGTCATGTTCGGTAACCCTGAAACCACAACCGGTGGAAATGCCCTGAAATTCTACTCCTCTGTAAGAATCGATATCCGCCGCACCGCTGCAATAAAGGATGGAGAGAATGTGGTAGGTAACCGCACCCGTGCCAAAGTGGTGAAAAACAAAGTGGCTCCGCCGTTTAAAGACGCAGAATTCGATATCCTTTACGGAAAGGGAATCTCTTTTGAAGGTGATGTGCTTGACCTCGCTGCATCGATGGGCATCGTGGAGAAAAGCGGTGCCTGGTTCTCCTATCAGGGGGAAAGAATAGGACAGGGAAGAGAGAGGTCAAGGGAGTTTCTGCTTGAAAACAGAGATGTCCTGGAGACTATCGAGAGAAAAGTCCGTGAAAAGGGGCAGATAAGACAGGGCATGGATGAAACACAGAAAGAAGAAGTAGAGGAAATGGCATAA